From Daucus carota subsp. sativus chromosome 6, DH1 v3.0, whole genome shotgun sequence, the proteins below share one genomic window:
- the LOC108228164 gene encoding metal tolerance protein C4 encodes MATNRCTAALMRRRTCILLSRLCPNHFTHNSNSNSRLVSSVSKFIDCDSAPQVRPSSRVPGAQGGFLLASLVPRPSFIFLRQYVKLSGSGSSGGGVQCSLPHYYSFSRGFLTRSKKLESIQVEDHGQRAVTTALWCNFLVFSLKFGVWFVSSSHVMLAEVIHSVADFANQALLAYGLSSSKRAPDALHPYGYSKERFVWSLISAVGIFCLGSGATIVHGVQNLWTSQPPENIKYAALVIAGSFVIEGASLLVAIHAVRKGAAAEGMKVKDYVWRGHDPTSVAVMTEDGAAVTGLAIAAASLVAVKVTGNPIYDPIGSIVVGNLLGMVAIFLIQRNRHALIGRAIDDHDMERVLKFLKNDPVVDAIYDCKSEVIGPGFFRFKAEIDFNGVVLVQNYLNRTGRVEWAKQFRQAANEKDDDELLKIMSGYGEEVVTALGSEVDRLEKEIQELVPGIRHVDIEAHNPVIPSPDPQSKGEINDLKMY; translated from the exons ATGGCCACAAATCGCTGCACGGCCGCATTGATGCGGAGGAGAACTTGTATTCTCCTCTCTCGTCTTTGCCCTAATCATTTCACTCATAATTCTAATTCTAATTCTCGTTTAGTCTCGTCTGTTTCGAAATTTATCGATTGCGATTCAGCACCGCAAGTAAGACCTAGTAGTAGAGTGCCGGGAGCTCAGGGGGGATTTTTGTTAGCTTCGTTGGTGCCGCGCCCTTCGTTTATATTTTTACGCCAGTATGTTAAGTTGTCGGGTTCAGGTTCTAGTGGAGGGGGAGTTCAATGTTCTTTGCCTCATTACTATTCTTTCAGCCGCG GTTTTCTTACCAGAAGTAAGAAGCTGGAGAGCATACAAGTTGAAGATCATgg GCAGCGAGCGGTCACCACAGCATTGTGGTGCAATTTTCTTGTATTTTCTCTCAAGTTTGGGGTCTGGTTTGTCAGCTCGAGTCATGTAATGCTGGCTGAAGTCATACACTCTGTTGCTGACTTTGCAAACCAG GCACTTCTTGCATATGGTTTGAGTAGTTCAAAGCGTGCACCAGATGCTCTGCACCC ATACGGCTATTCCAAAGAAAGATTTGTTTGGTCTTTAATATCAGCTGTTGGTATTTTTTGTCTCGGTTCTGGAGCTACCATTGTTCATGGTGTTCAGAACTTGTGGACTTCGCAG CCTCCAGAAAATATAAAGTACGCAGCTCTGGTCATTGCTGGTTCATTCGTCATTGAGG GTGCTTCCCTACTTGTGGCTATACATGCTGTCAGAAAGGGGGCAGCAGCTGAGGGGATGAAAGTAAAAGATTATGTATGGCGGGGTCACGATCCCACGTCTGTTGCAGTAATGACAGAG GATGGTGCTGCAGTTACAGGACTTGCTATAGCAGCTGCATCATTGGTTGCTGTAAAAGTCACAGGGAATCCAATATATGATCCTATCGGTTCAATTGTAGTTGGCAACCTACTAGGGATG GTGGCTATATTTCTCATCCAGAGAAATCGTCATGCCTTGATTGGTAGAGCTATTGACGACCATGATATGGAAAGGGttctaaaatttttgaagaatgACCCG GTTGTCGATGCTATATATGACTGCAAAAGCGAGGTTATAGGGCCTGGTTTTTTCAGATTTAAGGCTGAAATAG ATTTTAATGGGGTGGTGCTGGTGCAGAATTATTTGAACAGGACCGGTCGTGTAGAGTGGGCCAAACAG TTTCGGCAAGCTGCAAATGAGAAGGATGATGACGAATTGCTCAAGATCATGTCAGGCTATG GTGAAGAAGTCGTCACAGCTCTCGGGAGCGAAGTTGATAGACTAGAGAAGGAAATACAGGAGCTTGTGCCTGGTATAAGGCACGTTGACATCGAAGCCCACAATCCAGTCATCCCATCCCCTGATCCACAATCCAAGGGTGaaataaatgatttaaaaatgtattaa